Within the Takifugu rubripes chromosome 8, fTakRub1.2, whole genome shotgun sequence genome, the region aaaaacagaaacacacactcttcagcTGCACCCACCTGTTTTGTAGGATGGTCTCTCTTTGACTGTGGGTCAGAGGCAGTGATAACATTTATATGTATACGTCTTTGTATATGAACGAGACACTGACTGTAAAGATTTTGCATTCTTTCTTTTGCATAAAGTCTTCTTTTGCTCATAGGTTTTCTACGGTTAATTTCAGCAGGCAAATATTCTCCATCACTCTCCAACATGAAGGTTGTACTCAGACTTTGGAAGCTCACAAAGCTCAGACATCTACGGGGGTTGGCAGATGGATTGATACATGTCGATGCATTTGGAAACTAAATAAatttaaacacaacaaacatataCAAAAACTGCAATTATTTCACAGTCATGTCTTAAACTGAATGATTACCTATAAAACTTAGTCTATtacaaactgattttttttttaaggattttaGCTTTTCATAGTATAAAAATCATAGTACCAAAAgcgaccactaggtggcgatatttAACTCCAAATTAACCCCAGTCTGCAGGAGCTCTCCTCAGATGGATGCTATTTATTTGGTCCTGAAGAGAGGTATTTATCTACTGGGCTTAAACTAGATTTTTGACCTTTTATACTTCATTACTTCAGTGTTATTTTAGTATTTTTGACAAGCAAGTGGATGCTCGATTGAATCACAGAGCACCCTTGACCTGACCACAATTTCCTCTGAGGATCGAGTGGATTTAGTGGATAAGGACATCCAGCAGTCCAGCGAAGTATTGTTAAAATCCCTATGTTGACCCAATAATGACCTCAGAAGATGCCTCTTTCACCATCTTTCTAAAAAGTGTCCTTCCTAAGAAGCCACAGGGGTAGATTCCTGTTCCCCTGGACCAgaacagaaaaggaggaggaggaggaggggaaagtgggaggagaggagcgaagGAATGTCCGAGCAGAAGGATTGTGTTTGGTTATCACACAAccgaggggagagggaggagcaaCTCTGCTGGGAAGTAGAAAGGCTCTCAGAGAGAGATGAACctcacagaggagcagctccttcaggaaAAGTTCAGGAGATGGAGATCTGCCAGGAAACAGAGCTGCCTTGACTGATCAGCTGGATAATAAGCAACTGGAGGGTTAAACTCTTCAGAAGATCCCTGTGGTTTGCATTTGAGACTCCATAGGCTGATCTAAAACGTGTCGAGTTGACTGGGAGTGTACCTGAACTCATTCATTTGGTGCCTAGTTGACCGGCTGGCCCTGATTGATTAATTGGCACCTATCTGTTTGGAACTTGGAAGTCTCTTCAGCTGCCTGTTTTACCGCCTGAAATCCACAACAGAACGTCCATTCTGTCAGCGCCAGGATGAGCGGAGCCGGGGAGGTGGTGTGTGAAGGCTGGCTACGAAAGTCACCACCAGAGAAGAAACTACGCCATTATGTAAGTACTGGAAATGGTCAAGACAAAGTTCTGagcccaccccacacacacacaggcgtgcacACTTCTGAGCAGTGGTCCGAGGATGATCCGTTGGAATCATTACACAGGAGATCACAATCACGGTTGTAAATGGCGGTTGTAAACGGTTGTAAAGGTGGGTTTAATAGGTTTCAGAATGAAAACACAGGACTGGAAGACACAACAATATTTAGCCAAGCTAGCTGGAGCAGAAAAAGATCGAGATCACAGCTGTGCTGCGGGTGGAGGCGGAGAAGGAATATAActgttctaataataaatcagctCACGAGttacattttaaacacacacacacgtagcatTCCTTCCCAATGACATTAACTGATctcattcttttttcttcaaacatctgctccctctgctTTTGCCTTTCATTCATTTACTTTCACTTCATGTCACACtggtgacacacacaaacattgtcTCACTCTTTCACTTGTGTGTCAActgtctgcacacacagattttaatAATGCACGAGGCTCCTGTTCAGTTCACATAAATATTGGGGCAAAGTTCATGCCATATACCTCGTCATAcattccgtgtgtgtgtgtgtgtgttcccaaaTCTTCTAAATCTCAAGGAGGCCCCCCTCTTCCAACCAGGCCCAGCTGAGAGCGATTAGTTTATTACATAACACACAAAGGGATTGGAACACAACCAACTGTAAAGAGAAACGCTGCAGTAACAAAAGTGAGTAAGTTTAGGTGCAGTAACAGATCAGAAGCTGGAGGACGACCAAACAGAACTCATGATGtcttaaaaaaacatctttacTGCCACATTCCAGAGGACTGAGCTCAAGCAAGCTCGATTCCcatctgtgttttccagcatTCAAGCTTGCAGCTTTAGCTTGATTCACTTTCTGGTCTGAAAAATGTGCAGCTGGTGACAAAATTCTGCTGACATTGACCTCAAGAAATCTTGTTGCTGCCACCTTCATGTCTCGCATGCACGTGCACCTGCGGAAGAATGCACGTCGCAGGGAGATCAGGAAACCGCAATCTCTTTATCATTTCTGCGGCAGAACCGTCCAGTAGGAGCTGTGTTTGAGCAAGTTTCACTGCTGTTTCTTACAGCACAGTGGACCCTCATAGAACAGCTACGCTGTTTGTCTGAAGGTTTTTACCACTGGCCTAAAGAAATCGCAAAAACCTTTAGGGctggtctggtgaaggtttAAGTGAATGGATGTGAAATTAAAAGGATGATTTTACTGTTGGGTTTTGGCCTCAAATCCTTTTGCTTTCCATCTGATCTTCATCAAAAGACATGGAACCGTCTGTAGTGGCCATTGTTTCAGGGGCGTTGTCCAGAAGTGTTGATCCAAGCGGTGCATGAAAACGAACATGTTGATCTGAGCTGAGGGGGGGTTTGCTGCCGCTTAATCCTGCTGTTAATTTTGTCTTGAAAACCGGATTGAGGAAGTTTTATTTTAGATCCCATTGTGCCCTCATCctgtcagggtcagaggtcaacgcTAGTTAGCCAACTCAACTGCTGCTAGCTAATAGACAAATCGGACGTTTTCCCCCCTTACTCAGCCGTACAAGCTTCCGGTCAGGATTTGATGCAAATACCTtgatttcatatttttaaatgcGTCGTTGGGGTCACGGTTGAAAATATGTTTGTATCTACctttacaggtttttttttggacaaaagCCAGAGAGCAAATAATCATTACGCCGAGTGAGGGGGGACAGACAAAAAACATTCATCTGCTGCCATGTCTTTCCGGCATTTCCtgcccagctacttcctcttcctgtgagTGTTTGGAGAGAAAGCGTGCCAGCAAaaacattctctctctccagcaTTCAGTTGTTGCACTTTGATGTCTCCAGCTCGCAGATATGCGACGAGGCGTGCCTGACTCCAGAGTCACGTTGATTCGAGAGGCCATGGATACGTGTGCACATGCTTCACGTCAAAGTTTGGAGTCCACACCAGTTCTGTGCCAAATTCCcttcattccattaggaaaaaaaacagttctcCTCCCTTTGAGATAACCATGAGGTGTCtttcacacacttacacacagatGAGTCATGCCTGAATTATGGAATACCACAACAGATGGTTCCAACCCATCCTCAGACCTTTAGCCTGTGTGTTTGAACATCCGTGCTCAGCGTAGAACTTCAAACACACGTGAGAAATACAGCAGTTAGCATGACCTCTTGCCATTATGTGAAACCGGTTGCTCTAGGCCTGGAAGAGGCGTTGGTTTGTGCTGAGAAGTGGACGTCTGAGCGGGGAGCCCGATGTCCTGCAGTACTACAAGAACCAGCAGTCCCGGCGCCCAATCAGAACCATCAACCTCAACCTCTGTGAGCAGGTAATGCACTGATGCTAATATCCAGGATGTTTTCAGTATTAATCCCGAATGATCGCTGCACCATCTTCCACCTAAGGTGGACGCAGGCTTGTCGTTCACGAAAaaggagctggagagcagcttCGTCTTCGATCTGAAGACGGAGGAACGGACCTGGTACCTGGTGGCCGAGTCAGAAGAGGATATGAACCGCTGGgtctcctccatctgcctcctgtGCGGCTTTAACCCAACAGAAGATGGTAACCAGAGTGTTCCTCACGCTTTTCTGATTTTGCATTTAAATCTGGTAGATGCGTGGTTTGGCGCTGAGTCAGCGTGAACAAAAGTGGGAAGGCTGAAGCGACAAACTGATGTCCTCACACATGTGCGTTCGTGTGACTCAAGCTGTGTTTAGTGTTGTAATTCCAGTCCATTTACCTGCATAACAATCAAAAAATGTTAGCGTTTTTAACTTAAATACCACACAGCAGTGTAGGTTGTGTTTATTGGGGTTGAACCAACTTCGTGTTGGGAATATATCGAATTTTGTCCCAACTTTTTTGCCACCTCCAGTTCCAGAAAGACCTCTTGCGTCTGACTCCACCTCCGTCACAACACTGTCCTCAAATAACGGCACCGTCACCAACGCCACGGgctcggccccgcccccttaTGACCCGGTGAGAGTGCAATACTTAGAACGCGATGGGAATGGAGAAGACTACCTGTGGTTATCCCACTGCCAGAGTCACATCAGGTAATCCAACCCCACTGAGGGACAAAAGAACACCTGAAGTTCTAGAAACATGTCGTTAAACATCTTGAATATTCTGGTCCCCTAGGCCTCCTTTGGGTTCCTCCACCTCACTTGAAACCGACTACAATGACAACCTCTACCCGCCTACCTCCAttacttcttcctcctcctcctcttcctcctcaccttccctcAGAACAGCTCCTTGGACAGTTGCTGCCATGACGGGCCGGCTCAGCCAGTCTCTGGATGCCAGCGCTTCCTCTGAAATCCAGAAACGAGGTGGCAAGCCTCGCTGTCACCCATCTCCTCATCCCAGGAAGCATTCCTTGGATTTCCACCTCCGACCTGTGGAGATTCCACTCACTGATGATGGACATTTTGCCATGCATCCCAGCACTCGTTCATTAACCGCGAGTGGGTACCAGATCCCCCGACCAGCATCCACCCCACAACCGCGCCCACCTCGCCGCCCATCCTCCACCCCAAGTGTCGACTCGCTAACTCAGGCAGAGCTTCACGCCTCCACCccgactcctcctcctcgtccaccaAAACCAACAAATATCGCCACCACCCAGGGAGAAGGATCTGTAGTAAGCTCCCTCCCCCAGTCCTTCTCTGACACAGAGAGGAAGGATGAAGGAGTGCCAAGACGTAACACTTTCACACCTGGACGCACTCACACAGGTAGGAGGGCGACAGCGGTCGCAGTATTTAACAAGGTGGCCTTGAAACGCTCCGTTTGAAAGTCTCGGCAGAAAAAATGTGCATTAAAGATGGCCGTGTTTGTTCGTATGGTTCGTCAGCTGATATCCCCTTTTCGCAGTCTCATCTGGGCTTGTTTGACGAATCTATTTGAGTTATCATGATTATATAATTAAATCTCAGAGGCTGTTAGCTGGAGTTAGAGCTCTAAAGCTGGCACTTCAGAGGAGATCAGAATGGACCTTTGTCATTTAGCAGCGTTATTCTTGGGATTTCAGTGGATTATAGACTGAACCGTCACAACTGAAACAATTTGTGCCTGGTTGCACAATTTGATTAGTATTAGTTTAAATAATAGGGAAAGGACTGtcccaggaaaagaaaaacagagggcTGTTGTTTGGTTCCATTGAAAAAactttttccatttgtttctgactcccacttccTGATCTAAGCTTCACCCACTTTGATGCAACCAAAGTCATGTTGTCTCTTAAAACCCTTATGTTAAATCTCTCCATCCGTCTCGTCCGTAGCTTCATCACCTGTTGATAGCTcacagttagcttagcttaaaaaaaatcatactaGTCACATGGGTATTAGGTTTCAAtgccttttttatttctctgctaAACTTTACAGTTTCTCAACACAGCGCATGTTTTATGTTTCAGGCTGTGAGTCTTTCTACATCCCACAGTCTCTGTCTGACCGAGCTAGCATGTTTGAGTTCAGCGAGAGCTTCAGCAGCTATTTCGTAAGTTGAATCGAAACGCATGCTCAGGCGTGCTCTTTTCCTCCATCCATGCATTCTTCCTTTATCATATCATATCTCACATCTTCTGTCAGATTAATAAAGGCATGTTACCCCTGGGAAGTGTCTGctctgaagatgatgatgtggaTGAAAACTACGTTTCCATGAGTGCCGCCACCACGGAGCCGCCTGTTGCACCGAGGTTAGATAGTACATCCCTTAATAATTTTACATTTGGACTCATCTTGTTAACACTCAAAGATTTAAACACCTCTACTTTGGTTCCAGGGTAACTCCTGCACCCTCTGACCCTCCCATCCAGGACACCAACTATGTCGCTATGACTCCCCTCACCCCTTCGCTTCCTATCCACCCCAGCCTCGTCACTGGTGAACAGGCCACCCTGGGGAGGCAAGTCCCCCCGCCAGCCCACATGGGTTTTCGCACCGCTCCTGCGACTCCTGTCACACCCCCAACCAGGAGGACTGCACCTGATGATGAAGCTGAGGCCATCCCTCCTCCCATCCACCGCAATCTGAAACCGCAACGCAAAGTAGTTCCATCCAATCAGCTTTCAGAGGTCCAGACTGCTCGAGAACCAACTCGCAAAACAAGAGGTTTGGGCCGATCCATCAAAAACAATCTCCTGAAGTAGCCAGACTTTCCTTCCTATCTCCCTCTGCGCTTGTCTCAGCTTGTTAATTCTGGTCTTCTTCTTTAGCTGTATTGTTTTGAATTATTTACCTGCTTGTACTTTGCTGAACAAGGCTGTGGGATAACACTACATGCTACATACAAGTAGAGGTGCACAGTTAAGGTTAATGTAATATCGATCATATTCACACTGAGATAAAGATAAAACTCTCTGTGTCTCCATCTCAGTGAAACCAGCTCCTCTGGACATCACTTCTGCACAGCAGGACTGGCAGGAAGTCCCGCCCCCTATCCGCTCTCCTGTAACTCGAACCTTTACACGAGGGTAGGTTTGACAAGCAAAGTGAGTCTgtgttttaataataataaaaacctgAACGTGTAGAGACAGTGTGCGCTGCAGCGGCTGTCTactctgctgccctcttgtggtcaaAAGGCGGAAACGCTATTAGCAGGTAATAGATGTGATGGGCGAATAGGTGCAGCTTTAGGTAATTATGCAATTAAgctgtttcttttatttaatgtcaCTGATGACTTGAGGAAAAAATATCAAAGGGAGGTCCAACTAAAATGTATGAATCATTAATTTAGCAAAATAAATTTTATTGGTGTATTAACGTTTAGTGTGTCTGTGCGTTGTACAGTCCATCTACTCATCGGTCAGCCAGACCCACGTCTGCACACAGCTCATCTCCCTCCTCTGATTCTGACGAGGTCGATGACAACTATGTCGCCATGACGACCTCCAACCTCAGCTTCAGTACCGAGGAGTCGgtaggcccctccccctcctgtcaTCCACCTTTTTTTGTCAGACCTGTCTTAcaataaactgtgtgtgtgtgtgtgtgtgtgtctgtgtagtcTCTAAGGCTCATGTTGCATCGAGCCTCAGAGGGCGGAGTCAGCAGTAGCCCCTTACTACGGCGAACCAGAGGGAACAAGCAGGTTGAGTACCTGGACCTTGACCTTCACACTGGACATACGACCCCACCAAGACAGGTAAGACCTCTGCCCCTCTCCATTCGTGTGCTTTATTTCATTATATTCATCTAATTTCACTCTCCTCATAAACCAGAAACGTGGCACCAATGAAGGCGGCGGCAGTTGTACAGAGCCAGCTGGAGAAGGCgaggagcgtgcacgtggcAGCCACACACGTGTAGACTACGTGGTGGTGGACCCCAAGAGGACCAAGGCCCTGAAAAACACCAGGGAAGCCTGGCACGACGGGCGGATGTCCACAGAGAAGGAGAACAGGATGTAGTAGCTAAGGTAGAGGAATCGGCAGTGTGAAGTAGCAAAGGATCATGGGAGCTTATGAATTCGCTTTGAAGTGGTCACTGTGGTGAAAACACAAGTGATGCCACACCCAATCTGGCCACACGAGGGCGGAATTGTAGTTCGCATTTTTAATAACATGAGGAAAAAGTTCTAGTACCCATCACAGGTGCGCACGCGTCTGTCTGGaaatcgattttttttttcagtgtgcAGAAAGATAGGTTTTAGGGTTACAAAACTCAACAAAAGAGCAGTTTTCTGTTTACAAAAGGCAGCATAGTGTATTTGCTTAAGTAGCTGACCTTGCTGACACCAATTCCATGTTTACACATTAGCCTGCAGTTAACCAATCCACGATGTTCCTTCACAAACTAGATTTAGATGTACGAGACTAGCTGCACTGTGAGACATCCCAGAACATTT harbors:
- the LOC101078435 gene encoding GRB2-associated-binding protein 1-like — protein: MSGAGEVVCEGWLRKSPPEKKLRHYAWKRRWFVLRSGRLSGEPDVLQYYKNQQSRRPIRTINLNLCEQVDAGLSFTKKELESSFVFDLKTEERTWYLVAESEEDMNRWVSSICLLCGFNPTEDVPERPLASDSTSVTTLSSNNGTVTNATGSAPPPYDPVRVQYLERDGNGEDYLWLSHCQSHIRPPLGSSTSLETDYNDNLYPPTSITSSSSSSSSSPSLRTAPWTVAAMTGRLSQSLDASASSEIQKRGGKPRCHPSPHPRKHSLDFHLRPVEIPLTDDGHFAMHPSTRSLTASGYQIPRPASTPQPRPPRRPSSTPSVDSLTQAELHASTPTPPPRPPKPTNIATTQGEGSVVSSLPQSFSDTERKDEGVPRRNTFTPGRTHTGCESFYIPQSLSDRASMFEFSESFSSYFINKGMLPLGSVCSEDDDVDENYVSMSAATTEPPVAPRVTPAPSDPPIQDTNYVAMTPLTPSLPIHPSLVTGEQATLGRQVPPPAHMGFRTAPATPVTPPTRRTAPDDEAEAIPPPIHRNLKPQRKVVPSNQLSEVQTAREPTRKTRVKPAPLDITSAQQDWQEVPPPIRSPVTRTFTRGPSTHRSARPTSAHSSSPSSDSDEVDDNYVAMTTSNLSFSTEESSLRLMLHRASEGGVSSSPLLRRTRGNKQVEYLDLDLHTGHTTPPRQKRGTNEGGGSCTEPAGEGEERARGSHTRVDYVVVDPKRTKALKNTREAWHDGRMSTEKENRM